In Thermodesulfobacteriota bacterium, a genomic segment contains:
- a CDS encoding universal stress protein has translation MTKFKNILLVVHGKDNEGEAVNRAFALAKNNKAKLTVVDVLEELPKKMKDFLKIVSVRELEKAAVKERLLEIQRLIKPIETKKRIKAKIRILVGKPHIEIIKEVLRHNNDLVMKTPEGRGGRRFALFGSIDINLMRKCPCPVWMVKPSKSKRYSRILAAVDPDPFERVKNELNNVIMELAVSISQSEKSELHIVHAWRLWGESALRGHRARTTEAEINKLLQDTRNFHKRCLDNLLARFPFAKLKHKVHLRKGDPGILIPDIAGKERIDLIVMGTVCRTGLPGFIIGNTAESVLNQVDCSLLTVKPYGFISPIKV, from the coding sequence GTGACAAAATTTAAAAACATACTATTAGTAGTACATGGCAAAGATAACGAAGGCGAAGCGGTCAACAGAGCGTTCGCACTCGCCAAGAACAATAAGGCTAAGTTAACGGTAGTTGATGTTCTGGAGGAGCTGCCTAAGAAAATGAAGGACTTTCTTAAAATTGTTTCGGTTCGAGAACTTGAGAAGGCGGCTGTTAAGGAGAGGCTCCTGGAAATACAAAGGCTCATCAAACCGATTGAGACCAAGAAACGTATTAAGGCTAAGATCAGGATTCTTGTCGGAAAACCTCACATTGAGATAATAAAAGAGGTACTTAGACATAATAATGACTTGGTGATGAAAACCCCGGAGGGCAGGGGCGGACGAAGATTTGCACTTTTCGGAAGCATTGATATAAATCTAATGCGTAAGTGTCCCTGTCCGGTCTGGATGGTTAAGCCTTCCAAATCTAAAAGATATTCCCGGATTCTTGCAGCGGTCGATCCCGATCCCTTTGAGAGGGTCAAAAATGAGCTGAATAACGTAATTATGGAATTGGCAGTCTCGATTTCTCAATCAGAGAAAAGTGAACTCCATATAGTCCATGCGTGGAGGCTTTGGGGCGAAAGCGCTTTGCGGGGTCACCGCGCCAGAACGACTGAGGCTGAGATCAACAAATTGCTCCAAGATACAAGGAATTTTCACAAAAGGTGTTTAGATAACCTTCTAGCTAGGTTCCCCTTTGCTAAATTAAAGCACAAGGTCCACCTTCGGAAAGGCGATCCAGGGATACTGATTCCGGACATCGCCGGGAAGGAACGGATAGATCTTATCGTAATGGGCACAGTGTGCCGCACGGGTCTACCCGGATTTATCATAGGAAATACAGCGGAGTCGGTTCTTAATCAAGTAGATTGCTCGCTTTTAACCGTAAAACCATATGGATTCATTTCACCCATAAAAGTGTGA